GAACAGCTCGGGGTCGACCACTGGCTGGCCATTGAGGCGCTCGCCGAATCCGGAGGCCTCACCATGGCCGAGTTGCAGGCGGAAACCGTAACTGCGGGGCCCACCCTCACCCGGGTCGTGGACAAGCTTTCCACCCGCTCCCTGGCCTACCGGGAGGTGGACGCTTTGGACCGGCGCAAGGTACGGGTGTATCTCAGCGACCGGGGCGTGCAGACGCGCGATCGGCTCGCCGCAGCCCTCGCCGACGTCGAGGCCGAGTGGGCATCAACCGAGGGGTTTTCTGATGAGTTCGCGATGAACTCGCGAGCAAAGAGCTAGGCGACCGGTACCACTGAGCCCCTTGCCGGACAATGCGTAATCCCCTTAGCACTGAACCGGTCTTGGGGGCGCTCGTTGAAGGCGCTGCCCAGTGCGACCGACGGCGACGCAGCCTGCGCGTATTCGATTTGCTGACGTCGTTGATTGGCGCCGAACGTGGTCGCAAAACGAGTCCGTGTCATCTCGTCTGAGCGCACAACAGACCGCGCTCTTGGTTTCGAACAGCTCCTTCATGGGCTGGCTCTGCGGCTTTCTGTCGGAGCGTACGTTCTCCGCCCTACTCGGTGTAATCGAGGTGGGTGACGAGAACCCATCGGCCAATCAAACCTGTTGCGCCGAAACTGTCCATCGTCGGGAACGTGTCGGCCATCTTGCTCTTCACAGGCCACGGTGAGTTCCTTGTTCACCACACCCAGTGTCACCGAGCCCGCTGGCGGCGGATTCCGGCGTTGTCGCTGTTTGGGAGCTTGTCACGAAGTACATTCCCCTACTTGGACTGTTCTTCTGTACCTTGTTCGATTTGGTCAAGGCCGTTGCGGCCAAGGGCGTGGGATCGAAATAGAGCCTCTAATCAGTCGGATTGGTCGGCCTGTCAACACGTAGGCCTGACCCTTCTCATACCGCGGACGCTAAACGAGCCCCGGCGTGCGAGCAGGTCAACTCGGCCAAACCTCGTTCGCGTGGGTTTGGGCGGGCCGGGCTAGTGTCAGGCCGAAAGCAATTGACGCGTGGACAAGACGACCGGTAGCTTCCGCCGTGCACTCGGAGCGGGTCGTGGTGGTCCTGGTGTCCCGTCATCGTCGTCTCACCCAACGGTATCGACGTGACCGTCCAGCATCCTGGCGTGCGGCCAGGCAAGGCCGGAGTTCTATCCGAATGCTGCAGGGTCAACCAATCCGTGCCCCTCACCCGCGTTCATCGCGGACGAG
The Mycolicibacterium arabiense genome window above contains:
- a CDS encoding MarR family winged helix-turn-helix transcriptional regulator; the protein is MSSAPTDGPATASTAVRVLQAARRLAVGLETELQREQLGVDHWLAIEALAESGGLTMAELQAETVTAGPTLTRVVDKLSTRSLAYREVDALDRRKVRVYLSDRGVQTRDRLAAALADVEAEWASTEGFSDEFAMNSRAKS